The nucleotide sequence AGCGGCTGGCCGCCGACCAGGCCGCCGTCGAGGCCGCCCTGCGCGATGGTGGAACGAACCGTCTACCTCCCCAATGAGGACGCCGCCCCGCGAGAAGGGGCGGCTCGTACGCCGGGAGGTCCACCGTGGCGATCAAGACCATGCAGTCCATCAACGGGTTCATCGCATCCGATCCCCAGCTCACCTTCCCCAACGGGAGGTCCCGCCTCTACGTCCGGATCGGCATCAACCACGCCGAACGCATCGAGGGCGGATACCGGGATCTCGAGCCCACGTTCCACGACCTGGTGATGTTCGGGAAGTCCGCAGAACGCGCCCACGAGATGCTCCGCAGGGGCGACAACTTCATCGCCCAAGGCTCCGTCCAGACCTACGACAGCGTCGTCGACGGGGAGGAGCAGGAGACCGAACAGTTCGTCGCCAAACGCATCGGCCACGACATCAACCTCACCACCTACACCGTGCAACGCAAACGCGCCACCACCCAGCAAACCCCCGGCCAGCAGGCGCCCACCACCGCAGCGCCCGGCGCCGCCACCCAGCAGCGGCAACTGCCGCCTCCAGCGCCTCCGCCGCCTCCGCCGCAGCCCGACACGATGAGCCGCTGAGCAGGCGGATGAGCCGCCATGAACGACCACACCGGCGACTCCGGCGACCCGGACGACACCTGGGAGGAGCCCTCGCCGGCCCGCGCCAGGGTCGTCGACTGGCGCCGGCTCGGCGCGGATGAGGCGGAGCACGAATGGCTCGCCCTCAACGCGTGGGTGAACTGGCTACGTCGCGAGTTCGGATTGCCCGCGCAGGTGATCCCGCCGGCCTGGCACCGCCACCCCGAGCTGGTCTGGGAACTGTCCGCGCTGCACCAACAC is from Jiangella alkaliphila and encodes:
- a CDS encoding single-stranded DNA-binding protein, producing MAIKTMQSINGFIASDPQLTFPNGRSRLYVRIGINHAERIEGGYRDLEPTFHDLVMFGKSAERAHEMLRRGDNFIAQGSVQTYDSVVDGEEQETEQFVAKRIGHDINLTTYTVQRKRATTQQTPGQQAPTTAAPGAATQQRQLPPPAPPPPPPQPDTMSR